In Bdellovibrionales bacterium, the following proteins share a genomic window:
- a CDS encoding DegT/DnrJ/EryC1/StrS family aminotransferase: MSLPFIDLKAQYNSLKDQIDARIQTVLNHGQYIMGPEVEECEKALQNFLGCQYAITCASGTDAALMSMMALNIGPGDEVITTAFSFIATIETIVLVGATPVMVDIDPATFNMDVHQIESAITEKTKAIVPVSLYGQPADMDEINSIAAKHRLHVIEDAAQSFGAPYKSKRSGNLSEIGITSFFPAKPLGCYGDGGAIFTNNSDWAEKLKRIRNHGQSQRYHHPLVGLNGRLDTLQCAILLPKIERYPWEIEQRQRIAKNYSEAFSQMELAIPFVRADRESVWAQYTLRVPRREQFQKRMNELGIPTAVHYPSTMADQPAYQKISRVHDISEARKASQQVVSLPIYPDMSPQIQDKIIESVRQSL, encoded by the coding sequence ATGTCCTTGCCGTTCATTGACCTCAAGGCCCAATACAATTCACTCAAAGATCAGATTGATGCTCGGATTCAGACAGTCCTCAATCACGGGCAGTATATTATGGGACCCGAAGTCGAAGAATGTGAAAAGGCTCTTCAAAACTTTCTTGGATGCCAATACGCAATCACCTGCGCAAGTGGAACGGACGCAGCCCTGATGTCCATGATGGCCCTCAATATTGGTCCCGGCGATGAAGTGATCACAACGGCATTCTCATTTATCGCGACGATTGAGACCATCGTGCTTGTGGGCGCGACCCCTGTTATGGTCGATATCGATCCCGCGACTTTTAACATGGATGTTCATCAAATCGAATCGGCTATCACAGAAAAAACGAAAGCGATTGTCCCTGTTTCACTTTATGGACAACCAGCCGACATGGATGAAATCAACTCGATCGCAGCAAAGCATCGACTTCACGTCATCGAAGATGCCGCACAGAGTTTTGGAGCTCCCTATAAGAGCAAACGCAGCGGAAACCTCTCTGAAATCGGGATCACAAGTTTTTTCCCTGCCAAACCTCTCGGCTGCTATGGCGACGGCGGAGCCATCTTTACAAACAACAGCGACTGGGCCGAAAAGCTGAAACGGATTCGCAATCACGGCCAGTCACAGCGATATCATCATCCCCTGGTCGGCTTGAATGGACGCCTCGATACCCTGCAGTGCGCTATTCTTTTGCCAAAGATTGAACGCTACCCTTGGGAAATCGAACAGCGTCAACGGATCGCAAAGAATTATTCCGAGGCCTTCTCCCAGATGGAACTCGCCATTCCTTTTGTCCGTGCTGATCGAGAGAGTGTCTGGGCTCAGTACACCTTGCGAGTTCCCCGGCGCGAGCAATTTCAAAAGCGCATGAATGAACTTGGAATTCCAACAGCTGTCCACTACCCTAGCACCATGGCGGACCAACCAGCCTATCAAAAGATTTCAAGGGTACACGATATCAGCGAGGCCCGAAAAGCCTCTCAACAAGTGGTGAGCCTCCCAATCTACCCAGATATGTCACCTCAGATACAGGATAAAATTATTGAATCTGTTCGTCAGAGCCTTTGA